One window from the genome of Leptospira broomii serovar Hurstbridge str. 5399 encodes:
- a CDS encoding YheT family hydrolase, with translation MEHLRPFNPPIHLRNPFVQTVLASLLKQKNPNHPMDRAAVPAVLDAGKGVKLLGHYSKAPENKALLILIHGWEGSIDSNYIQRTGRKFFERGISIFRLNLRDHGETHHLNPEPFNGSLIRETYEAVRKAAREYGKKIPVYIAGFSLGGNFTLRIAREHSKGKHPIPNLKHCIAVSPALHPKSATEMMDSKLIIGKYFRDKWRASLAKKNVHFPDLHPYQEIMQGKSVMEMTDRIVSSTHQFKTTDDYFLSYTLGSKDFKGLKVAVTIVTSEDDPIIRPNDFHELPSNSRLKILIQKYGGHNGFYENLKGDCWYFKVLETIFDQKTSLKQV, from the coding sequence ATGGAACATCTCCGTCCATTCAACCCTCCGATTCACCTTAGGAATCCTTTCGTACAAACGGTTCTCGCTTCCTTGCTCAAGCAGAAAAATCCGAATCACCCGATGGATCGCGCGGCAGTCCCGGCAGTGTTAGACGCCGGAAAGGGAGTCAAATTACTCGGACATTATTCGAAAGCTCCTGAAAATAAAGCGCTCTTGATTTTAATCCACGGTTGGGAAGGAAGTATCGATTCCAATTACATTCAAAGAACCGGAAGAAAGTTCTTTGAGCGAGGAATTTCGATTTTTCGATTGAACCTACGCGATCACGGTGAAACCCATCATCTGAACCCGGAGCCGTTCAACGGAAGTTTGATTCGAGAAACGTACGAAGCGGTTCGGAAAGCCGCCAGAGAATACGGAAAAAAAATTCCGGTCTACATCGCAGGATTTTCTCTCGGCGGAAATTTCACGCTTAGAATCGCCAGAGAGCATTCGAAAGGAAAACATCCGATACCGAATTTAAAGCATTGCATCGCTGTCAGTCCCGCTCTCCATCCTAAAAGCGCGACCGAAATGATGGATTCGAAATTGATTATAGGAAAATATTTTAGGGATAAGTGGAGAGCTTCGCTGGCCAAAAAGAACGTTCACTTTCCCGACCTGCATCCTTATCAGGAAATCATGCAGGGAAAATCCGTGATGGAAATGACCGACAGAATCGTTTCAAGCACCCATCAATTCAAGACGACCGACGACTATTTTCTATCATACACGTTAGGCTCTAAAGATTTTAAGGGACTCAAAGTTGCTGTAACTATTGTTACATCGGAAGACGACCCGATCATACGTCCTAACGATTTTCATGAACTTCCTTCCAATTCTAGACTAAAAATCCTCATCCAGAAATACGGAGGACATAACGGCTTTTACGAAAATCTCAAAGGCGATTGTTGGTATTTCAAAGTTTTAGAAACCATCTTCGACCAAAAAACATCTTTAAAACAGGTTTAG
- a CDS encoding acetyl-CoA C-acetyltransferase — protein sequence MSNAYVIDAVRTPRGKGKKRGTLASVHPQELSASTLNAIKERNGLKPEIVEEVVLGCVSQVEDQAACIARYAVMAAQWPNSVPGYTVNRFCGSGLQAVNNVANHVQAGSMDVALGGGIESMSRVKMGADMGDRDFNVGNANIAKHYNLVPQGISADLIATKYNISREDADRFAESSQLKADKAIKDGVFKKSIIPVKLEDGTVVDTDENPRIESDYAFLSGLGAVFKTIGEKELDAIALRSYPEVQKINHIHTLGNSSGIVDGAASVLIANDDGIKKYGLKPRAKIVAMASTGEDPTIMLTGPVSASRKALHLAGLRVEDIDIWEINEAFASVVLYTQRTLGIPLEKINVNGGSISLGHPLGATGAILLGTALDELERRKQRYALITLCIGGGMGIATIIERI from the coding sequence ATGTCCAATGCATATGTAATCGATGCCGTACGCACCCCTCGCGGTAAGGGAAAAAAAAGAGGAACCCTGGCATCCGTTCACCCTCAAGAGCTATCCGCCTCGACTCTAAACGCAATCAAAGAAAGAAACGGATTAAAACCTGAAATCGTAGAAGAGGTAGTCTTGGGTTGCGTTTCGCAAGTGGAAGACCAAGCGGCTTGCATCGCACGCTACGCGGTTATGGCCGCACAATGGCCGAATTCGGTTCCAGGATATACGGTGAACCGTTTTTGCGGATCCGGACTCCAAGCAGTCAATAACGTAGCCAATCACGTACAAGCCGGAAGCATGGACGTCGCTTTGGGCGGAGGAATCGAGTCCATGAGCCGAGTCAAAATGGGCGCGGATATGGGAGACAGGGATTTTAACGTTGGAAATGCTAATATAGCAAAACATTATAATTTAGTTCCTCAGGGAATTTCCGCCGATTTAATCGCCACTAAATATAACATTTCCAGAGAGGATGCCGATAGATTCGCGGAATCTTCCCAATTGAAGGCGGATAAGGCCATCAAAGACGGCGTATTTAAGAAATCCATAATTCCCGTTAAATTGGAAGACGGGACCGTCGTCGATACCGACGAGAATCCCCGTATCGAATCAGATTACGCATTCCTTTCCGGCCTAGGCGCGGTATTTAAAACGATCGGAGAAAAGGAACTAGACGCAATCGCATTACGTTCTTATCCCGAAGTTCAAAAGATCAATCACATCCATACCTTGGGAAATTCTTCTGGTATCGTAGACGGAGCGGCTTCCGTTCTTATAGCCAACGACGACGGAATTAAAAAATACGGACTTAAGCCTAGAGCCAAAATCGTCGCAATGGCTTCGACAGGAGAAGACCCGACCATCATGTTGACCGGCCCGGTATCCGCCTCTAGAAAGGCGCTTCACTTAGCAGGTTTAAGAGTGGAAGACATCGATATTTGGGAAATTAACGAGGCATTTGCATCCGTCGTTCTTTACACTCAACGGACTTTAGGCATCCCGCTCGAAAAAATCAACGTTAACGGCGGATCTATCTCCCTTGGCCACCCGCTCGGCGCAACCGGCGCGATTTTATTAGGAACCGCGTTGGATGAATTAGAAAGACGTAAACAGCGTTATGCTCTCATTACTCTTTGCATCGGTGGAGGAATGGGAATCGCCACGATCATCGAGAGAATCTAA